A window from Candidatus Margulisiibacteriota bacterium encodes these proteins:
- the fusA gene encoding elongation factor G, with the protein MKTYPPDKIRNVAVIGSGGTGKSSLCETILFKAGALPRLGKVDDGTSASDHDAEELRRKISIHASLLPLEFDEHKINLLDTPGYIDFVGEGFAALSVVEGAIVVVDGVSGVGVGLDPLWQEATRRNIPKVIVINKLDKNQADFAARVEEVRAKLGKQCVPVQMPVGREAAFSGVFNLLKPDGVPAELESEYSAFREMLIEGTAEVDDTILNEYLDNKPISEEEIIAAIHAGIEENKITPILCTSATKEIGIKELLDEIDYFLPDANHHHPAGGGALRAFVFKTMLEPHVGELSFIRVYDGEIKPSSSILNITKGKEERVGQVATLRGKTRVDLASAGPGDICVLPKLKLTHTGDTLGDKGAVPLPAVVYPEPVVSLSVRPKSKADQEKMALGFSAFMNEDPTFKMHYDPETRESVIYGIGDVHLEIMLHRLKERYGVEVETGAPRVPYKETIRGKAKGQGKYKKQTGGRGQYGDTWIEIEPLPEGKGFEFVDRIVGGAIPKNYIPSVEKGIREAMQHGVIAGYPVVDLKVTLYDGSYHEVDSSDLAFQIAASMGFKKVFTEARPAIMEPIVDITVYAPPEFIGDVTGDLNKRRGRITTIETDKVAAKVPLGELTKYATDLRSFTHGRGSYSFKFSHYEQVPPPTQEKLMAVYTKLKEEGGLHEKQ; encoded by the coding sequence ATGAAAACATACCCCCCCGACAAGATTCGCAATGTTGCAGTCATCGGGTCCGGCGGAACCGGCAAGTCCTCCCTATGCGAAACCATCCTTTTTAAAGCCGGCGCTTTGCCCCGTCTAGGCAAGGTCGACGACGGCACCAGCGCCAGCGACCACGACGCCGAAGAGCTCCGCCGCAAGATCAGCATCCACGCCTCGCTCCTGCCGCTCGAGTTCGACGAGCACAAGATCAACCTGCTCGACACGCCCGGCTATATCGATTTCGTCGGCGAAGGGTTCGCCGCCCTCAGCGTGGTGGAGGGGGCGATCGTCGTCGTCGACGGCGTCTCCGGCGTCGGCGTCGGCCTTGACCCCCTCTGGCAGGAAGCCACCCGGCGCAACATCCCGAAAGTGATCGTCATCAACAAGCTGGACAAGAACCAGGCCGATTTCGCCGCCCGGGTCGAAGAGGTCCGCGCCAAGCTCGGCAAACAGTGCGTGCCGGTCCAGATGCCGGTCGGGCGGGAAGCGGCTTTTTCCGGCGTTTTTAACCTCCTCAAGCCGGACGGCGTCCCGGCTGAACTCGAATCCGAATATAGCGCCTTTCGCGAGATGTTGATCGAAGGGACCGCCGAGGTCGACGACACGATCCTCAACGAATACCTGGACAACAAACCGATCAGCGAAGAGGAGATCATCGCCGCCATCCACGCCGGGATCGAAGAGAACAAGATCACCCCGATCCTCTGCACCTCGGCCACCAAGGAGATCGGGATCAAGGAGCTGCTCGACGAGATCGATTACTTCCTCCCCGACGCGAACCACCACCACCCGGCCGGCGGCGGCGCCCTGCGCGCTTTCGTTTTCAAGACGATGCTCGAGCCGCACGTCGGCGAATTGAGCTTTATCCGGGTCTACGACGGCGAGATCAAGCCTTCTTCGTCGATCCTGAACATCACCAAGGGGAAAGAGGAGCGCGTCGGCCAGGTCGCCACCCTGCGGGGGAAGACCCGGGTGGACCTCGCCTCCGCCGGCCCCGGCGACATTTGCGTCCTCCCCAAGCTTAAATTGACCCATACCGGCGACACTTTGGGCGATAAGGGAGCGGTGCCGCTGCCGGCCGTCGTTTACCCGGAGCCGGTCGTCTCCCTCTCCGTCCGGCCCAAGAGCAAGGCCGACCAGGAAAAAATGGCCCTCGGTTTTTCCGCTTTCATGAACGAGGACCCGACCTTCAAGATGCATTACGACCCGGAGACCAGGGAGAGCGTGATCTATGGCATCGGCGACGTTCACCTGGAGATCATGCTCCACCGGCTCAAGGAGCGCTACGGCGTCGAGGTCGAGACCGGCGCGCCGCGCGTCCCCTACAAGGAGACGATCCGCGGCAAGGCCAAAGGCCAGGGCAAATATAAGAAGCAGACCGGCGGCCGCGGCCAGTACGGCGACACCTGGATCGAGATCGAACCGCTCCCCGAAGGAAAAGGTTTCGAGTTCGTCGACCGGATCGTCGGCGGCGCCATCCCCAAGAACTACATCCCGTCGGTGGAAAAAGGGATCCGCGAGGCGATGCAGCACGGGGTGATCGCCGGTTACCCGGTGGTCGATCTCAAGGTCACCCTCTACGACGGCTCCTACCACGAGGTCGACTCCTCGGACCTCGCCTTCCAGATCGCCGCCTCGATGGGCTTTAAAAAAGTCTTCACCGAAGCGCGGCCGGCCATCATGGAACCGATCGTCGACATCACCGTTTACGCCCCGCCCGAGTTCATCGGCGACGTGACCGGCGACCTGAACAAGCGCCGCGGCCGGATCACCACGATCGAGACCGACAAGGTCGCGGCCAAGGTCCCGCTCGGCGAGCTGACCAAATACGCCACCGACCTGCGCTCCTTTACCCACGGACGCGGCAGCTACAGCTTCAAGTTTTCCCACTATGAACAGGTGCCGCCACCGACCCAGGAAAAGCTGATGGCGGTCTATACCAAATTAAAGGAGGAAGGAGGACTCCACGAAAAGCAGTAA
- a CDS encoding patatin-like phospholipase family protein yields the protein MVWWLFKKKSVGLVLGGGVARGIAHVGVIRTLKEAGVPIDLIVGTSSGSLVGAALAAGLEQQMIEEIVLRIKWGEFFKFAFFRPGLASAEAIEEFVVKYIGDYRFSDLKIPFATVATDLRTGNRVVIREGRIAKAVAASATFPGFFAPEEFHGKHLIDGGIAGNVPVDSARELGAQYIIASDAVPSRTVKAVPADPLQMLGRSLDMILKRLSAEEAHRADALIELDMEEDIWHLDFHKAKKLITAGEIAAHRAINKIRRDLRLR from the coding sequence ATGGTCTGGTGGCTTTTTAAGAAGAAATCGGTCGGTCTGGTCCTGGGGGGCGGCGTCGCCCGCGGGATCGCGCATGTCGGCGTGATCAGGACCCTCAAGGAAGCCGGCGTGCCGATCGACCTGATCGTAGGGACCTCGTCCGGCAGCCTGGTCGGCGCGGCGCTGGCCGCCGGGCTGGAACAGCAGATGATCGAAGAGATCGTCCTCCGGATCAAGTGGGGGGAATTCTTCAAGTTCGCTTTTTTCCGGCCCGGTTTAGCTTCCGCTGAAGCGATCGAGGAATTCGTCGTCAAATACATCGGCGATTACCGCTTTTCCGACCTGAAGATCCCGTTCGCGACGGTGGCGACCGATCTGCGGACCGGCAACCGGGTGGTTATCAGGGAAGGGCGGATCGCCAAAGCGGTCGCCGCCAGCGCCACCTTCCCCGGCTTTTTCGCCCCCGAGGAATTCCACGGCAAGCATTTGATCGACGGCGGCATTGCCGGTAACGTCCCGGTCGATTCCGCCCGGGAGCTGGGAGCGCAGTACATCATCGCTTCCGACGCGGTGCCGTCCCGCACGGTCAAAGCGGTCCCGGCCGATCCGCTGCAGATGCTCGGCCGTTCGCTCGACATGATCCTGAAGCGGTTGAGCGCCGAGGAGGCTCACCGGGCCGACGCCCTGATCGAGCTCGACATGGAAGAGGACATCTGGCACCTCGATTTCCATAAGGCGAAAAAACTGATCACCGCCGGCGAGATCGCCGCCCACCGGGCGATCAACAAGATCCGGCGCGACCTGAGGCTGCGCTGA
- the recO gene encoding DNA repair protein RecO, which yields MPPFKTRAISIKSAPFAEADKMVTIFSQERGKIRVLAKGARRVPSRFGGRVESFTYADYYVAQGKSIDIVSQCEVIESFQSVRDNPATLLIGLYFLKLVDSGTSEGQHNPELFDLLLKGLTALKQGKDPRTVELRFEKAFMRREGIYREGVEPKYCLSEHMGVDLTKW from the coding sequence ATGCCCCCTTTCAAGACCCGGGCGATCAGCATCAAGTCCGCCCCGTTCGCCGAAGCGGACAAGATGGTAACGATCTTTTCGCAGGAGCGGGGAAAGATCCGGGTGCTGGCCAAAGGGGCGCGGCGGGTGCCGTCCCGCTTTGGCGGCCGGGTCGAGAGCTTTACTTACGCCGATTACTACGTCGCCCAGGGGAAGTCGATCGACATCGTCTCCCAGTGCGAGGTGATCGAGTCCTTCCAGAGCGTGCGCGATAATCCGGCCACCCTGCTGATCGGCCTCTATTTCCTGAAGCTGGTCGACTCCGGCACGTCGGAAGGGCAGCACAACCCGGAACTGTTCGACCTGCTGCTCAAAGGTTTGACCGCCCTGAAACAGGGGAAAGACCCGCGCACCGTCGAGCTCCGCTTCGAAAAGGCGTTCATGCGGCGGGAAGGGATCTACCGCGAAGGAGTGGAGCCGAAGTATTGCCTGAGCGAGCATATGGGAGTAGACTTGACCAAATGGTAA
- a CDS encoding MFS transporter — translation MVKSFGAVFSNLGFMLLWLGQLTSQLADRIFVYVLMIIVYQSTRSNLGVSLPLLAFGIPSVLVAPWAGVLVDKLDRKGILVVSDVVRGLLILLLIPLIAKSLLWIFLVSLLIYTAAQFFAPAESSSIPDLVEKNNLIVANSLFMITWMASSVVGLGLGAPIVNLFGEKTTFIIAATLYFFSAVAIVLIPLKPHEPTKTRKEIWADILLGFEFIRRNQIVRYSLYKLFVSAAAIATLSVLAISYSSEILKIGAQNFGYLIIAVGIGMLIGMVTLETIRHYLKMGTIVVGSFLGSGALLIWLAFVHDLRLALFLIMLLGLGNIYITSSIQTILQHNVPREIRGRVFGLQNMLVNSAFTLPVVLFGIAADVWGILFAIQLLGWMVLAMGVAGLFLPKFKTV, via the coding sequence ATGGTAAAGAGCTTTGGCGCCGTTTTTTCCAACCTCGGCTTCATGCTCCTCTGGCTCGGCCAGCTAACTTCGCAGTTGGCCGACCGGATCTTCGTTTATGTTCTGATGATCATCGTTTACCAATCGACCCGCTCCAACCTGGGAGTTTCTCTGCCGCTTTTGGCCTTCGGGATCCCGTCGGTCCTGGTCGCTCCCTGGGCCGGCGTGCTGGTCGATAAGCTCGACCGGAAAGGGATACTGGTGGTGAGCGACGTGGTCCGCGGCCTGTTAATCCTATTATTGATCCCGCTGATCGCCAAATCGCTTCTCTGGATCTTCCTGGTCAGCTTACTGATCTACACGGCTGCGCAGTTCTTCGCGCCGGCCGAGAGTTCCTCGATCCCCGACCTGGTGGAAAAGAACAACCTGATCGTCGCCAATTCGCTCTTCATGATCACCTGGATGGCGTCTTCGGTCGTCGGGCTTGGACTGGGAGCGCCGATCGTCAACCTGTTCGGCGAAAAGACGACCTTTATCATTGCCGCTACTCTTTATTTCTTTTCCGCGGTGGCGATCGTGCTGATCCCGCTCAAGCCGCACGAGCCGACCAAGACCCGCAAGGAGATCTGGGCCGATATCCTGCTCGGTTTTGAGTTCATCCGGCGCAACCAGATCGTCCGCTACTCGCTTTACAAGCTGTTCGTCTCCGCCGCGGCGATCGCTACGTTATCGGTCCTGGCGATCTCCTATTCCAGCGAGATCCTGAAAATCGGCGCGCAGAACTTCGGCTACCTGATCATCGCGGTCGGCATCGGCATGCTGATCGGGATGGTGACGCTGGAGACGATCCGCCATTACCTGAAAATGGGGACGATCGTGGTCGGCAGCTTTCTCGGTTCCGGCGCGCTCCTGATCTGGCTGGCTTTCGTCCACGACCTGCGCCTGGCGCTGTTCCTGATCATGCTGCTCGGCCTCGGTAATATTTACATCACTTCCAGCATCCAGACCATCTTGCAGCATAATGTGCCCCGGGAGATCCGGGGGCGGGTATTTGGCCTGCAGAACATGCTGGTCAACTCCGCTTTCACCCTGCCGGTCGTCCTGTTCGGCATCGCGGCCGACGTCTGGGGCATTTTGTTCGCCATCCAGCTCCTTGGCTGGATGGTCTTGGCGATGGGCGTGGCGGGCCTGTTCCTTCCTAAATTTAAAACAGTATGA
- a CDS encoding radical SAM protein, with protein sequence MTPSVCHYYVTLRCNDTCEFCPHWRVLENQYTREGTEGPKELGAGEIGGKLKEIRAKGVKTLNITGGEPLLREDLPELLKLAKELGFSVELTTNGILYPEKGRALAGLVDKLFFSLDYPVAAEHDRSRGVECFHTVLAALEYARTLGQQPIVNYTLTRDNIRFLPEMVELAGKIKVYLNLNPVYDFNGTQGFESATIDHIKYYARRRHVLVNYALLEFVRSGGNRVYLPRCRAAETTVTLLPDGRTVSPCYDNQGGAQGKADVCSSCMRWPYMLPSFANGLDKYFWLDRWTALVQRLSAKLETRRKLT encoded by the coding sequence ATGACGCCGAGCGTTTGCCACTATTACGTTACCCTCCGCTGCAACGACACCTGCGAGTTCTGCCCGCACTGGCGCGTTCTGGAGAACCAGTACACTAGGGAAGGGACTGAGGGGCCTAAGGAATTGGGGGCTGGGGAAATAGGGGGGAAGCTTAAAGAGATCCGCGCCAAGGGCGTTAAGACGCTCAACATTACCGGCGGCGAACCGCTGCTCAGGGAAGACTTGCCGGAGTTGTTGAAGCTGGCCAAGGAGCTCGGCTTTAGCGTTGAGCTGACGACCAACGGGATCCTCTATCCGGAAAAGGGGCGGGCATTGGCCGGCCTGGTGGATAAGCTGTTCTTTTCCCTTGATTACCCGGTCGCGGCGGAACACGACCGGAGCCGCGGCGTAGAATGTTTCCATACCGTCCTGGCGGCGCTCGAATACGCGAGGACCCTGGGCCAGCAGCCGATCGTCAATTACACTTTGACCCGCGACAACATCCGGTTCCTGCCGGAGATGGTCGAACTGGCGGGGAAGATCAAAGTGTACCTGAACTTGAACCCGGTCTACGATTTTAACGGGACGCAGGGCTTTGAGTCGGCCACGATCGACCACATCAAATATTACGCCCGGCGGCGCCACGTGTTGGTCAACTACGCGCTGCTGGAGTTCGTCCGGAGCGGCGGCAACCGGGTCTACTTGCCGCGCTGCCGCGCCGCGGAGACGACGGTCACCCTGCTGCCGGACGGCCGGACCGTTTCCCCCTGTTACGATAACCAGGGCGGAGCGCAGGGGAAGGCCGACGTCTGTTCTTCTTGCATGCGCTGGCCGTATATGTTACCATCGTTCGCGAACGGGCTGGATAAATATTTCTGGCTCGATCGCTGGACCGCGCTGGTCCAGCGGCTCTCGGCGAAGCTTGAAACAAGGAGGAAACTGACATGA
- a CDS encoding glycosyltransferase family 4 protein, protein MKIVMLSPYFYPHTGGTEKYVRDLATAMIQEGHEVTVITNNLPKAKNAPAHETLPEGIKVIRLDAVDLFSYLPTSFGQFNLKMLEGYDIVHVHVPAFSFLRSVAGKIKQPLIVTYHCDVTVSEKYFGVPVPQWLVPAFEGANNLYARTLLKKADIVYNTTETYAETSPVLKYLPRRSIPIGYFYEKVDETQKKIGMTLDKKNPRQLLFLGRLAGNKGCDYLVKAMPQVLAKFPDTKLIICGDGEEKAHILDLVTQFNIGQSITFLGTATFEKLIELYYTSIAYVFPSINRLEAFGIVQLEAMANYTAVISSDIPGPNAVMEVGKSGLLVPKQNPEALANAIIQLLSDPEKAKAMGKRGRELVETKYNWKTIVKQVVGLYQEALAKKK, encoded by the coding sequence ATGAAGATCGTGATGCTTTCCCCGTATTTCTATCCCCACACCGGCGGCACCGAAAAGTACGTCCGCGACCTGGCGACGGCGATGATCCAGGAAGGGCACGAGGTGACGGTGATCACCAATAACCTGCCGAAAGCGAAGAACGCCCCGGCCCACGAGACCCTGCCCGAAGGGATCAAGGTGATCCGGCTCGACGCGGTCGACCTGTTCAGCTACCTGCCGACCAGCTTCGGCCAGTTCAACCTGAAAATGTTGGAGGGGTACGATATCGTCCACGTCCACGTCCCGGCCTTCAGCTTCCTCCGCTCGGTGGCCGGCAAGATCAAACAGCCGCTGATCGTCACTTATCATTGCGACGTGACCGTGTCGGAAAAATATTTCGGCGTCCCGGTCCCGCAATGGCTGGTGCCGGCGTTCGAAGGGGCGAACAACCTTTACGCCCGGACGCTGCTGAAGAAAGCGGACATCGTCTACAATACGACCGAAACTTACGCCGAGACCTCGCCGGTCCTGAAATACCTGCCGCGCCGCTCCATTCCGATCGGCTACTTCTACGAGAAGGTCGATGAGACGCAAAAGAAGATCGGCATGACGCTGGACAAGAAGAACCCGCGCCAGCTCCTGTTCCTCGGCCGCCTGGCGGGGAACAAAGGGTGCGACTACCTGGTCAAGGCGATGCCGCAGGTCCTGGCCAAATTCCCCGACACCAAACTGATCATCTGCGGGGATGGGGAGGAGAAAGCCCACATCCTCGACCTGGTCACCCAGTTCAACATCGGCCAGTCCATCACCTTCCTCGGCACGGCGACGTTCGAAAAGCTGATCGAGCTTTATTACACCTCGATCGCCTACGTTTTTCCGTCGATCAACCGGCTGGAAGCGTTCGGCATCGTCCAGCTCGAGGCGATGGCGAACTACACGGCGGTCATCTCTTCCGACATCCCGGGGCCGAACGCGGTGATGGAAGTTGGAAAGTCAGGTTTACTGGTGCCGAAGCAGAACCCCGAAGCGCTGGCCAACGCCATCATCCAGCTGCTCTCCGACCCGGAAAAGGCCAAGGCGATGGGCAAGCGCGGCCGGGAATTGGTCGAGACCAAGTATAACTGGAAGACGATCGTCAAACAGGTCGTCGGCCTTTATCAGGAAGCGCTCGCCAAGAAGAAATGA
- a CDS encoding NAD-dependent epimerase/dehydratase family protein → MRILVTGGAGFIGSNVVDAYVAAGHEVAIVDNLSTGKKENLNPRAKFFQADLTAPELAKIVADYAPEIINHHAAQIDVRKSVSDPIYNARVNELGTLNLLQAAVQAKVKKIVFASTGGAIYGEVEKKAGADEKHPQEPISPYAITKRSVEMYLYAYKVNHGLNYTVLRYGNVFGPRQDPLGEAGVIAIFCGKMLKGETPTIFGDGAQLRDYVYVGDVAAANLLVLEKGMGETYNIGTGKGTSVNQLFAVLKELLKFPGDVVYAPARAGELFRSVLSSRKIKKELGWKPQCGVKQGLKQTLKWYRDVS, encoded by the coding sequence ATGAGGATCCTGGTCACCGGCGGGGCCGGTTTTATCGGCTCGAACGTGGTCGACGCCTACGTCGCGGCCGGCCACGAGGTCGCGATCGTCGATAACCTCTCGACCGGCAAAAAAGAGAACCTCAACCCCCGGGCCAAATTTTTCCAGGCCGACCTGACCGCTCCCGAACTGGCCAAGATCGTGGCCGACTACGCTCCCGAGATCATCAACCACCACGCGGCGCAGATCGATGTCCGCAAATCGGTCAGCGACCCGATCTATAACGCCCGGGTCAATGAACTGGGGACGTTGAATCTGCTGCAAGCGGCCGTCCAGGCCAAGGTCAAGAAGATCGTCTTCGCCTCGACCGGCGGCGCGATCTACGGCGAGGTCGAGAAAAAGGCGGGGGCCGACGAAAAACATCCGCAGGAGCCGATCTCGCCCTATGCCATCACCAAACGGTCGGTCGAGATGTACCTCTACGCTTATAAGGTCAATCACGGGCTGAACTACACGGTGCTGCGCTACGGTAACGTCTTCGGCCCGCGGCAGGACCCGCTTGGCGAGGCCGGGGTGATCGCCATCTTTTGCGGTAAAATGCTCAAAGGGGAAACGCCGACCATTTTCGGCGACGGCGCGCAGCTGCGCGATTACGTCTATGTCGGCGACGTGGCGGCCGCTAACCTGTTGGTCCTGGAAAAGGGGATGGGTGAAACGTATAACATTGGGACAGGGAAGGGGACCTCGGTCAACCAGTTGTTCGCCGTGCTCAAGGAGCTGCTGAAGTTCCCGGGCGACGTTGTCTATGCCCCGGCCAGGGCGGGAGAGCTTTTCCGGAGCGTGCTGAGCAGCCGGAAGATCAAGAAAGAACTGGGCTGGAAGCCGCAATGCGGCGTGAAGCAAGGTTTAAAGCAAACCCTTAAGTGGTACCGAGATGTTTCTTGA
- a CDS encoding response regulator, whose translation MAKKVLIVEDYPATSKMIAEILEMEGYQAVIAADGLLGVEKALSEKPDLILLDIMLPGIDGLEVCSRLRANEQTKDIPVIMVSVKASDEDVKTGLGKGANGYISKPFDPFKLLEVVKKHLGTT comes from the coding sequence ATGGCAAAGAAAGTTTTGATCGTTGAAGATTATCCGGCAACTTCCAAAATGATCGCTGAGATCCTGGAAATGGAAGGCTATCAGGCGGTGATCGCCGCCGACGGCCTGCTGGGCGTGGAAAAGGCGCTCTCGGAAAAGCCCGACCTGATCCTGCTCGACATCATGCTCCCCGGCATCGACGGGCTGGAGGTCTGCAGCCGGCTCCGCGCCAACGAGCAGACCAAGGACATCCCGGTCATCATGGTCTCGGTCAAAGCTTCGGACGAAGACGTTAAAACGGGGTTAGGCAAAGGGGCGAACGGTTATATCTCCAAGCCGTTCGATCCGTTCAAGCTGCTCGAGGTCGTCAAGAAACATCTCGGTACCACTTAA
- a CDS encoding ATP-binding protein yields MNDQLAQKARSYLVFKWVALAAILSAETFLLAIGTLLFARFYVICYALLFSVLLTLALERQSRRQIFQLPLLHAIFISDLLLTFFLLYLNGGAENPWWFLPVILIFLAGYIFNLRTAVIYAAFASLSASLIVGLDYYGVIPHFNFFRYPHYYWQFWRDSLYLTSLLAGIFLFNFLSAIISGNLSRIMKNNIAETMRLLKESEASRDESEKARKALINLMDDLDRAKGDLEIKVKERTTELELAKSELEVKVKERTADLEESRKAILHMMKNLKDDIAKLQVLDQMKTEFLSMVSHELRTPLTPIKGYLSLLSSGKMGELNELQRKAIDVLTRQSEHLHSLIDSILDLSRIELGKKIPLSKEPLSIRTVVEETVDAMKIQADEKQIAIVTQIEPDLPTIAGDVIKLKRVLSNLVGNALKFCPEHGTITIRTLKEDSTLRVEVLDNGSGISADNLARVFEKFYQVDSSVTRAAGGMGMGLPIAKELVELHGGRIWLESAGLGKGTRAVFTLPVL; encoded by the coding sequence ATGAACGATCAGTTGGCACAAAAAGCAAGGTCCTATCTGGTTTTCAAATGGGTCGCGCTGGCGGCCATTTTGTCGGCAGAAACATTTCTGCTCGCGATCGGGACCCTGCTGTTCGCCAGGTTCTACGTCATTTGCTACGCGCTCCTGTTTTCCGTTCTCTTGACGCTGGCCCTGGAACGGCAGTCGCGCCGCCAAATCTTCCAGCTCCCGCTCCTGCACGCGATCTTCATCTCCGACCTGCTGTTGACCTTTTTTCTCCTGTACCTGAACGGCGGGGCGGAAAATCCCTGGTGGTTCTTGCCGGTGATCTTGATATTTTTGGCCGGATACATCTTCAACCTGCGGACCGCGGTCATTTACGCCGCCTTCGCCTCCTTGTCGGCAAGCCTGATCGTCGGGCTCGACTATTACGGCGTGATCCCCCATTTTAATTTTTTCCGTTACCCTCATTATTATTGGCAATTCTGGAGAGACAGTCTCTATTTAACCTCCCTGCTCGCCGGCATTTTCCTTTTTAATTTTTTAAGCGCGATAATCAGCGGCAATTTGAGCCGGATCATGAAAAACAACATCGCGGAAACGATGCGGTTGCTTAAAGAATCCGAAGCGAGCCGGGACGAGTCCGAAAAAGCGCGCAAAGCGCTGATCAATCTGATGGATGATCTGGATCGGGCCAAAGGCGACCTGGAGATCAAGGTCAAAGAGCGGACCACCGAGCTGGAACTGGCCAAGTCCGAGCTGGAAGTTAAGGTCAAAGAGCGGACCGCCGACCTGGAGGAAAGCCGCAAGGCTATCCTCCACATGATGAAGAACTTGAAAGACGATATCGCCAAGCTCCAGGTGCTGGACCAGATGAAGACCGAGTTCCTCTCTATGGTCTCGCACGAGCTGCGGACGCCGCTGACGCCGATCAAGGGGTATCTTTCCCTGCTGAGCTCCGGCAAGATGGGCGAGCTCAACGAACTGCAGCGCAAGGCGATCGACGTCCTGACCCGCCAGAGCGAACACCTCCATTCGCTGATCGACAGCATCCTCGACCTGTCGCGCATCGAACTGGGCAAAAAGATCCCCCTCAGCAAGGAACCGCTCTCGATCCGGACGGTGGTCGAGGAGACGGTCGACGCCATGAAGATCCAGGCGGACGAAAAACAGATCGCGATCGTGACGCAGATCGAACCCGACCTGCCGACCATCGCCGGCGACGTCATCAAGCTCAAGCGGGTGTTGTCCAACCTGGTCGGCAACGCCCTGAAGTTCTGTCCCGAGCACGGCACGATCACGATCCGCACGCTGAAGGAAGACTCCACGCTCCGCGTCGAAGTGCTCGATAACGGCTCCGGCATCTCGGCCGATAATCTGGCGCGCGTTTTTGAGAAGTTCTACCAGGTGGACAGCTCGGTCACCCGGGCGGCCGGCGGCATGGGGATGGGGCTGCCGATCGCCAAGGAACTGGTCGAGCTGCACGGCGGCCGCATCTGGCTGGAATCGGCAGGTTTGGGCAAAGGGACCAGGGCGGTTTTCACTCTTCCTGTGCTATAA
- a CDS encoding GAF domain-containing protein — MNEQSEANSEAQSEITELEHYIEDLWKFFPTPLAYANPLGIIMDADQALLDLFGYSKEELIGRSFYELSPAPEELKKLIKLTLSQGLVVDQEIGLTDKAGALFQANISAMARKNAENDIFGLFVSIIDLSRSKRAQRQLEILNRIVLLGNKVSSPDALLAEAMTMVLKLMRFDGGGAYLVDPDGKQATLRCSSGLPAEFVSEVRLVNLNEPSYAAVLVKGVPLFQDQYALLRAERAKKYGFTSIASVPLWAGGKVSGSLNIVNRAQHAFSSEEKELLLAIARELSGILTRLLAEEAVRTRAAELEKMNRFMIGREVDMIELKKEVNGLLGEMGRKSKYRT, encoded by the coding sequence ATGAACGAGCAAAGCGAAGCGAACAGCGAGGCGCAATCGGAGATCACCGAGCTCGAACATTACATCGAGGACCTCTGGAAATTCTTCCCCACCCCCCTGGCCTACGCTAACCCGCTCGGCATCATCATGGACGCCGACCAGGCGCTCCTCGACCTGTTCGGCTACTCCAAGGAAGAGTTGATCGGCCGTTCTTTCTACGAGCTGTCGCCCGCTCCGGAGGAGCTAAAAAAGCTCATCAAGCTGACCCTGTCGCAAGGCCTGGTCGTTGACCAGGAGATCGGCCTGACCGATAAGGCCGGCGCCCTTTTTCAGGCGAATATCTCGGCCATGGCCCGGAAAAACGCCGAAAACGACATTTTCGGCCTCTTTGTCTCGATCATCGACCTCTCGCGGAGCAAACGGGCCCAGCGGCAGCTGGAGATCCTGAACCGGATCGTCCTGCTCGGCAACAAAGTTTCTTCGCCCGACGCCCTCCTGGCGGAAGCGATGACGATGGTCTTGAAACTGATGCGGTTTGACGGCGGCGGCGCTTACCTGGTCGATCCGGACGGCAAGCAAGCGACGCTCCGCTGCTCCAGCGGCCTGCCGGCCGAATTCGTCAGCGAGGTCCGCCTGGTCAACCTCAACGAGCCTTCTTATGCCGCGGTCCTGGTCAAAGGAGTACCGCTCTTCCAGGACCAATACGCCTTGCTGCGCGCCGAGCGCGCCAAGAAATACGGGTTTACCTCCATCGCCAGCGTTCCGCTCTGGGCCGGCGGGAAAGTTTCCGGCTCCCTGAACATCGTCAATCGCGCCCAGCACGCTTTCTCGTCCGAGGAAAAAGAGCTGCTGCTGGCAATCGCCCGCGAACTGAGCGGCATTTTGACCCGGCTGCTGGCGGAAGAGGCGGTCAGGACCAGGGCGGCCGAGCTGGAAAAAATGAACCGCTTCATGATCGGCCGGGAGGTCGACATGATCGAGCTGAAAAAAGAGGTCAACGGCCTGTTGGGCGAAATGGGCAGAAAGTCGAAATACCGAACATGA